AGGGAACCGCTAATCACAGACTTCAGGCCCTGGATGAGTGACGGTAGCTTATTTCAGCACTAAGAATGTTTAGAGTTAATAATATAACCAATTACAAGCGTCCCTCCACATAGAATCATGCCATAGAATGATAATCTTATTGCTATTCCAAATACAAAGTATTTCCATGCGCATATTCTAGAATTGATGACTGTTTGTTCTGCTACGTTAAAATCATATGCATTTGCAGGCGATGTACGCCCAATCATATTATTAAAGTTATCTAAATACTCTTGTGTAGAATATTTTGATATGACTCCATAAAATAGTAGATTCTCCCCTGGTATTATTCTCGAGAATCTACTTTTATTAATATTTTTTGTTCTAGGTAAAATGCCAATTAAAGCGCAAAGAGTGGACACGAATACCAAAACTATAAAAAAAATTATCGCAAGATTAACATAATACTCAAGTTTACTTAATAGAATTAATTGACCTCCAGCCAGAAGAGCCGCACCGTTGACTGTTATGAGCACAGTTAGTTTAGCTTCGGCAAATTTAAGCCAGTCATTAACAGTATTTAGATTAGTATTTAGCTGATCATTCATAAATTTTGGGAGTTCGTAAACACAACATCTGCCTCATATAGATAATCATCATATTCAGGTATAGTCCTAGCATTTTTCGTGATCCATCCGTTCTTAATTGATTTATTGTCTGGACATTCTTTAGCTAAACCCCGATAAAAATCAGCGGTCATTAAAATAGGTTTATATGACCAGTACTTTTTATATTTAGTTTGGAAGAAATTGGCGTGACGAGGGTCTACACTAACAATTTTATTTGGATACTTATGTTCTAATTGGTCCAAAAACTTAGAAGCACTCATTTCTTGCCAAATCCACTCTGATGTACTCGTCGGATTGTCAGCCGATGCTTTATGTACCCTGTGTTTTATTTTGGAGAAACTCTTGTTCGCGAGATCAGTCAGTCTGGAGGCAACATTCGCTGGCCGCCCTAGCCAGACCAAACCTCTATAAAATTCTGTTTCAGCACCTCTGCGAATCGCACCAGTTTTAACTATTAACATTTCCCCAAAGTCTATACCTATACCACAGGAAAAATCGATTCCTGTAATATTCTTTGCAATAATGTGCTGAGATATTGAATTCATAAGTATGGCAGTGTTAAATGCATTTTTGAAGCAATCTTTACGGTCAAATACA
This genomic stretch from Deinococcus humi harbors:
- a CDS encoding Pycsar system effector family protein; this encodes MNDQLNTNLNTVNDWLKFAEAKLTVLITVNGAALLAGGQLILLSKLEYYVNLAIIFFIVLVFVSTLCALIGILPRTKNINKSRFSRIIPGENLLFYGVISKYSTQEYLDNFNNMIGRTSPANAYDFNVAEQTVINSRICAWKYFVFGIAIRLSFYGMILCGGTLVIGYIINSKHS
- a CDS encoding adenylate/guanylate cyclase domain-containing protein, producing the protein MSLVDFLKQIDEDVRNVLSDDFEIEITNTQFVPSFSDPFITYDNLTERIKKCKLLKSCVLYIDIRNSAKISVDNEADRLAKMYSAFVKNMISAARYYNGHIRNIIGDRIMVVFDRKDCFKNAFNTAILMNSISQHIIAKNITGIDFSCGIGIDFGEMLIVKTGAIRRGAETEFYRGLVWLGRPANVASRLTDLANKSFSKIKHRVHKASADNPTSTSEWIWQEMSASKFLDQLEHKYPNKIVSVDPRHANFFQTKYKKYWSYKPILMTADFYRGLAKECPDNKSIKNGWITKNARTIPEYDDYLYEADVVFTNSQNL